The sequence TGCGAATGGACAGCGAACTGCTATTGTCGATCTTGCCGAAACCGACGCGGCTTTGGCCAATGACAAAAAACCTGTAATTGTCGATGCCTCTGATGCAGTAATTTATGAATTACACGTTCGCGATTTCTCGATTGATCCCGATGCTAGTTTTGCGAACAAAGGAAAGTTTAGAGCATTTACAGAAACCGGCCTCACAACTGCAGGCGGCGCTGAAATAGGAATCGATCACCTCAAGGAGCTTGGCGTAACTCATGTACATTTGCTTCCAAGCTACGATTACGCAAGCGTTAACGAAATGTCAGACTCGCCGCAATTTAACTGGGGATATGATCCGCAAAATTATAATGTTCCAGAGGGTTCGTATTCTAGCAATCCCGAGGATCCATACGCTCGCATCGAGGAGTTTAAGGAAATGGTTGCAGCATTGCATTCGGCCGGAATTAGAGTTGTTATGGATGTAGTTTACAATCACACTTTCAGCGTAACGGATGGCCCGTTTGATAAAGTGGTTCCAAATTATTATTATCGAACATTTGATGATGGGATGTATTCAAACGGCGCTGGATGCGGAAATGAAGTGGCAACTGAGAGGCCAATGGTGCGCAAGTATATTACCGATTCTGTAATGTATTGGGCTGAAGAATATAATGTGGACGGATTCCGCTTCGACCTGATGGGGCTTATTGATACACAAACCATGCAGGAGTTAACCGATAAGCTGCGATCAGAAGTCGATGCCGATATGCTTATATACGGAGAGCCATGGCAAGCCGGCGGTAGCATCCTTCCGGGCGATCAGCAAACTCTTAAGGGCTCTCAAAAAGGCGAGGAATTTAAGGTATTTAATGACAATATCCGCGGGGCAATAAAAGGGGATAGCGATTCAACCGGTACTGGGTTTGCGACTGGAGCATCTGATAAAGAAGACGATATAATCGAAGGCGTAAAGGGCGCTATCAATAGCATTGCACAAGAGCCGACCGAGGTTATTTCATATGTTACTGCCCACGACAATCTCAACTTGTGGGATAAAGTTATTGCGACTCAAGAGTTAGAAGATGAGTTGGGATTTGAAGAAATGAAAGACGGCGCATTAGTCAATGGAGGAAGCGTCGATGACATGGTTGCTAACGCGGAGCCACACAAATTTGTAGATCCAAACGACGTCTTTGCCAATGAGACAGTGAAACGCAGTATTCTCGCAAATGGCATCGCGCTTACATCACAAGGAGTTCCATTTATCCATGCTGGTGAAGAAATTCTGCGCTCCAAATACGGCGATCACAACAGCTACAAGAGTCCTGATTCGATCAACATGATTCGCTGGGATCTCAAAGATCAATTTGGCGATGTGTTCGATTATTATAGCGGATTGATCGAGCTTCGTAATGCGCATCCAGCATTTTCGATGGAAACTGCCGATGAAGTTGAGGAATATTTTACCGAATTGCGTAGCGAGAACAATGTTGTAGCGTACAAACTCGGCGAATACGCAAACGGCGACAGTTACAAAAATATTGTTGTAATATATAACGCCAACACAGAAGAAGTGAGCGTTGACCTGCCTACGGCAGCAGAGTGGAATGTAGTAGTTAATGAATCAGCTGCAGGAACGGCTGTACTCGAGACTGTTACAGGTAGCGTTTCCGTTGCTCCAATTTCGATGATGGTTTTGTATGAAGGCGAAAGAATTTATGAGCGCATTCCAACTACCATCGAAGTGGAAGAAACTTTCGTTGCCCTTGGCGTTGGTGATTCACATATTTTTGATGTGATCATAAAAGATCAGAACGGCGTTGAAATGACGATGGCGGCCACTCTCACGGCAGCTGATGCGTCGGTTGTGGCGATCGATGGGCAAAAGATTACCGCATTGAAACCGGGTAAAACTGCCATTACGTTTACAGCAGCAGTGGGGACCCGCGGAGTTAGCGAAACGGTGGAAGTTGAGGTTGTGGATAAACTGGTACCTGCAGCCATCGAGATTGTGGCTCCAGAGCAATTTGTCTATACGGGGCTTTCGTTAGCTCTAAAAGCAAATGTTACGGATCAGTTTGGGCAACCATTAAGCGGTCAAATCGTTACATGGGGCACCAGCGATGCGGCAACGGCGACAGTGGGGCTCGACGGGCTTGTTCGCGGCATAGCAATCGGGGATGCGACGATAACAGCCACTGTGGGAGAGGTAACGGCCACAATCGATATTGCAGTAAAAAAATATGAGAAGCGTTTTATAGTCGTAGAATATTTCCGCCCTAAAGGAGATTATGATGGCTGGAATTTATGGGTGTGGAACACAGGCGTTGCAGATGGGCAAGTCGACTTTGTTGAGGCAGATGCCGGAAAAGTTATGGCGCAAATCGAAATTGGTCCTGCAACCGAAAGCATTGGATTCATCGTTCGAAAAGGTGACTGGGAAGATAAAGATATCGATGGCGACCGCTCAATTTTTACAACCAAAGATCAAATCATCACCAAAGCACGCGTAACCCAGGGGCAAACTGCTTTCGATACGCTGGCAAAGTCGGAGCTCTTTGTCGATACCGCGGCTCAAACAGTAACCTATCGCTACCGCAACGACATGCTATTTAAAGATGGCGATATGGATACCATCGATTCTGCAAAAGTGGAAATCAATGGTCAGCTTTATAATATGACATACGACCCAGATCAGGAATGGTTTGAATATGTTCAGCATGGATTAGCAGAAGGCGAGTATTTATATAGCTTCCACATTACCGAGGGATCCAAAACTACAGAGTATCTCGACCCAACCAATCCGGCAACCAAAAATGATAAGTCGCTGTTTGTATATGAAAAGCTTAATATCTCGGCAACGGCATCTGCCGCTCCAGCCAAAATTACTGCCCGAGAAAATAGCGTTATAACTATCGATCTCAATGCGGCAGATCAAGATATTGCCAAAATAAGCCAAATTACTATCGATGCGACACAGTTGGGCGGCGGATTGATCGACGTACCGGTGGAGCTTCTCGCGGCGACGGTTTCGGTTAGAGATGACGTAACTGCAGGCAAAAAGACGCTCCCAATCAGCATCTACGACAACGTCAATAACAAATACACAACCACTGTCACCATCGATGTGGAGACGTATACCGGAGATGACTTCGATTTTGATGAAGCGATAATCTACTTTATGCTAACCGATCGCTTCTACAACGGCAACGAAAGTAACGACGACCCATATAAGCTAGGCTACGACAAAAATGATCCGGGCACATACCACGGCGGCGATTTTGCTGGCATCACGCAGAAGCTTCCATACCTCAAAAAACTTGGAGTAAATACCATCTGGATCAGCCCGATTGTCGAAAATATCGCATACGACGTCCGTCATAGTACATCGCCATATCTTAACAGCTACTACGCATATCACGGATATTGGGCAAAGAATTTTGAAAAGCTCAACCCGCATTTCGGCACCATTGCGGAGCTACACGAACTGATCGATGCGGCACATGACATGGGAATCAAGATTATGGTCGACGTCGTGCTAAACCATGCGGGATATGGAATGGATAACGGAATGGAATCGGCACCTGAGGGATATCCAACCGATGCTGAACGCGAAATTTTTGCAGGGATGTTGCGAACCGAAACTAGTAACGACGAGATTTTGGGTCAGCTTGCCGGGCTACCAGATTTTAAAACCGAGGATGCCGATGTACGCGAGCAGCTAGTAGATTGGCAAGTTGCCTGGGTCGAAACTCTGGGCAAAACTGCAAAAGGCAATAGCATAGACTACTTTAGAGTGGATACCGTAAAGCATGTTGAGGACGCTACATGGATGCATTTCAAAAATGAGTTAACAGCGGTGGATCCAAATTTCAAAATGATCGGCGAAGCATACGGCGCAAATATCAACCAAGACCTAGGCTATCTAGATTCTGGAATGATGGACTCTCTCTTAGACTTTGAGTTTAAGGACATTGCATCGACATTTGCTAACGGAGATATCGACAATGCGCAAGATCGCCTGATGGATAAAAATGGCAAATTAGATAATACTAGCACCGTGGGTAACTTCCTCAGTAGCCACGACGAAGGTGGGTTTCTCAAAAATCACGTTGGTGGCGATATTAACAAACTCAAAGCCGCGGTCTCTTTACAAGCGACTGTAAAAGGTCAGCCAGTAATCTACTATGGCGAGGAGATGGCATATAGCGGCGATAACGACTATCCTGTTCAAACTAATCGGCCTACAATTGACTGGGCAAAAGAACAAGAGCAAGTTAAATTGATTTCGCATTATCAAAAAGTTTTTGCAGCGAGAGCCAAATATAGCGACATCTTTGCAAAGGGCACCCACACAGTAACTGCTGGAAGTAGCGCGCTTGGCTATACTGTATTCGAGCGAGAATACGATAACGAAACTGCAGTAGTTGTGATAAATTTGGGGCCCGCACAAGCAACGAGTATAAAAACTCCGTTCAAAACTTCTGCGATAGATTTATACAGCGGCAAAAAATACGATCTCACCAATGGCACTTTACAAACAACGATACCTGCAATTGAATCGGGAGGCACCATGATTCTTGTACAAGGCGAGACATCTGGCGGCGGCTCAAGCGGTGACGGCGGTTCAAGCGGTGACGGCGGCTCAAGCGGTGGCGGCGGCTCAAGCGGTGGTGGTGGCTCAAGCGGTGGTGGCAGCTCAAGCGGTGGTGGCAGCTCTAGCGGTGGCGGCAGCTCAAGCGGTGGCGGCTCTAGCAGTAGTTCTAGTAACGTTAAAATAACAGGAGGCGAAATAGAAGAGCTTTTTGTTGAAGACGCTACTGTTAACGTAGAAATATCAGTGCCTGCTAACACCAATGCGGTCGAAGTTACGCTCAAGAACTCAGTCCTTGCACCAGCAATAGCCCGAGCAATTGACAACGCCGAAACAGATGCCCCGATGCTATTAATAGTGTTCGATGGCAACGTGTCGGACGCAAAGCTGACAATAGGACGTGATATAATCTCCGAGTTGGCCGCATTCCCAGATGCAGTAATAGGGATCGAAACATCTGCAGCGACATTGGTGATAACGAATCTTGCTAACCTCGCGGCAAATGCTCTGGCAGGCGACGTAACATTTTCAATTGCCGAGTTATCTGCAGTTACAAGTGACGCGATACCAGAGGATCAGCCTAAAAAGACAGCACCGAGCACGTTGATCGCATATCCAATCGCGTCATCAAACTTTATAGATCCAGTAATTTCACGAAATATATTTGCGACCCCTGATGCGCAATCTGCGTTTAAAGCAGCTCCGGTATTTTTGACGCCGATGCTAGTGACGCCTACAATTGCCTACGAGATCGGCATCGACATTGCGCAGCAGCCAATAAAATTTGCGCACGCATATCTTAGTGTTCCATATGCAGTAGGCGAGATGTATTATGTAGATGCTTTGGAAAACACGACGCACGTAAAATCACAAATCAATGCAGTAGACAACATGCGAACGATTGCCGCGCCATATATGGGGATCTACGCAATAGGAGAGAGCGTAACATTGGCGAATCCGTTTATCGACGTCATTGCGCAAACGCCACATTACGCAGATGTCCTATACTCAGCGGCAAAAGGAATTATGACAGCCGTAAGTGAAACCAGATTTGAGCCAAATATAGCGGTAACTCGACGCGAGCTTGCAGACTTGCTATTTAATCTAGATATTTTATACGCACTCGACTTTGAAAATATTTTTGACGATGTCACCTCGGGAACATGGTATTCGTATATAGCAAGCTGGACATCCAAATTGGGTATCAGCCATGGCTACGACGATCCAGCTCTTGTCCCAGCAGCGGAAGTTACCAAAGAACAGCTTGCACTCATTCTATATAACTACGCCGAATTTGATGCGTCAATATTGGACCCTGAGTTTTCGTTCAATTTTGCGGTAGCGTCGAAGTGGGCCTCAGATAACGGAATTCTTTCTGGAATGGGCATTCTCACGCGGGCTGATTTAGCGGCAGCGATAAATAGATTTCTGGTATTTATTAGTAGATAAGATGTAATATAGACGAATCACGAAAATTAAATTTGCCATGATATGAAGTTGGGTATCATGGCTTTTTTATATTTGGGTAGCTACCGCGTCTGCAGCAAAAGAGGTGGGATACCCCTCCAAATGCAGCATGTACTGACGCTTCACTAATTGCTCACTTATTACCAATTAATACACAAAAACTAAATTCATCTGCCAAATAACTTTTGCTTACCTGAGCCTCAAATGTTGACTTTTGGTTGCTATCTAGATAAACGCTCCAGCCGTTTTTGGTTGGTGGTAAGTTAAATACCAGCGGTTCGCTATAATTATTCATGATAAAGTAGACTTGAGAATCTTCTCCGTTTAAACTAAACGCTAGGCTTCGAGAATAGAAGCTCCAGTCTGGCAGGTGCGGTCTTGTTCCGTGCCATACAATATCTTTGTCTGTATCGTGATCATACCATTTCAGCTTGCTGCGCAGTGCGAGAGCCTTCTTTACAAATAACGTGACATCACTGAATTTGTCTTGGCGTGCCCAATCCACCCACACTGTTTTGTCGTTTTGGCAAAAGGCATTGTTGTTTCCGCCTTGTGTTCTGGCTCCCTCATCTCCCATAACGATCATTGGCACCCCTTTGCTAAATATTAGCAACGCCATTAAACTTTTCATTCTCTTGATGCGCAATTGATTGATCTTAGCGTCGCTGGTTTCGCCTTCATAGCCGCTGTTGTAACTGCAGTTGTTGTTGCTACCATCGCGATTGTTTTCGCCATTGTTGATGTTGTGTTTTTCGTTGTAGCTTACAAGATCCCACAAAGTAAAGCCGTCGTGAGCCGTAATAAAATGAATAGGCAACGTTTTGGAGTTACCATCTATATTTCGAACGTCGTTGCCCACAATGCATGTTGCGATCTGGTTAACATGCCCTTTATCTCCTTTGCCAAAGCTGCGAACGCTATCTCGAAATGCGTCGCTCCATTCATGAAATGGGAATGGCATCTTTCCTACATAATACTTTCCTTTAGCATCCCAGCTCTCGCTAATTAGCTTTACGTTCTTTAGAATGGGGTCGTCCGCTATTTTCTGCATTAAAGATCCATCCATCCAATTGCCGTTTTCTCCTTGAGCCAAAATAGCGCCTAAATCGAAGCGGAACCCGTCAACACCCATCTCCAAAACAAAGTATCTAAGGCTGTCTATAGTCATCTCCTGAACGAGCGAATTGGAGGTATTGAGCGTATTGCCTGTTCCGGAGCAGTTGCTAAAGTATGGGCCATGGTGCCTATAATATCCTTTGCGGTTGAGAAGTTTAAAATTAAACAGTGCGCCGCCCTCGCCACCTTCGCCGGTGTGATTATAAACCAC is a genomic window of Candidatus Epulonipiscium viviparus containing:
- a CDS encoding alpha-amylase family glycosyl hydrolase; this translates as MNGYPRLGCHKIDNEFVFGIYMQDFDQITLSLYTNIEESAVFEKTLVRNLDSEGDFFYIAMDDAIEGMYYTWSVLDGTKERYLIDPYGYEVMQNQDGRYFNKVVLLQRNDTKRPMIPWSRTTIYEMHVGHFTKGLRGGGTYKAMIEKLDYLKDIGITAVELLPVYLWNRHTLINMHPKTGRILTDEWGYNSISFFALDPVYAEDKEHVREEFKELVREIHDRGMEILLDVVYNHTGEGGEGGALFNFKLLNRKGYYRHHGPYFSNCSGTGNTLNTSNSLVQEMTIDSLRYFVLEMGVDGFRFDLGAILAQGENGNWMDGSLMQKIADDPILKNVKLISESWDAKGKYYVGKMPFPFHEWSDAFRDSVRSFGKGDKGHVNQIATCIVGNDVRNIDGNSKTLPIHFITAHDGFTLWDLVSYNEKHNINNGENNRDGSNNNCSYNSGYEGETSDAKINQLRIKRMKSLMALLIFSKGVPMIVMGDEGARTQGGNNNAFCQNDKTVWVDWARQDKFSDVTLFVKKALALRSKLKWYDHDTDKDIVWHGTRPHLPDWSFYSRSLAFSLNGEDSQVYFIMNNYSEPLVFNLPPTKNGWSVYLDSNQKSTFEAQVSKSYLADEFSFCVLIGNK
- the pulA gene encoding type I pullulanase; amino-acid sequence: MEYDNATGVWSATADGNLDGKFYMYKLTFANGVTHYAVDPYARAVSANGQRTAIVDLAETDAALANDKKPVIVDASDAVIYELHVRDFSIDPDASFANKGKFRAFTETGLTTAGGAEIGIDHLKELGVTHVHLLPSYDYASVNEMSDSPQFNWGYDPQNYNVPEGSYSSNPEDPYARIEEFKEMVAALHSAGIRVVMDVVYNHTFSVTDGPFDKVVPNYYYRTFDDGMYSNGAGCGNEVATERPMVRKYITDSVMYWAEEYNVDGFRFDLMGLIDTQTMQELTDKLRSEVDADMLIYGEPWQAGGSILPGDQQTLKGSQKGEEFKVFNDNIRGAIKGDSDSTGTGFATGASDKEDDIIEGVKGAINSIAQEPTEVISYVTAHDNLNLWDKVIATQELEDELGFEEMKDGALVNGGSVDDMVANAEPHKFVDPNDVFANETVKRSILANGIALTSQGVPFIHAGEEILRSKYGDHNSYKSPDSINMIRWDLKDQFGDVFDYYSGLIELRNAHPAFSMETADEVEEYFTELRSENNVVAYKLGEYANGDSYKNIVVIYNANTEEVSVDLPTAAEWNVVVNESAAGTAVLETVTGSVSVAPISMMVLYEGERIYERIPTTIEVEETFVALGVGDSHIFDVIIKDQNGVEMTMAATLTAADASVVAIDGQKITALKPGKTAITFTAAVGTRGVSETVEVEVVDKLVPAAIEIVAPEQFVYTGLSLALKANVTDQFGQPLSGQIVTWGTSDAATATVGLDGLVRGIAIGDATITATVGEVTATIDIAVKKYEKRFIVVEYFRPKGDYDGWNLWVWNTGVADGQVDFVEADAGKVMAQIEIGPATESIGFIVRKGDWEDKDIDGDRSIFTTKDQIITKARVTQGQTAFDTLAKSELFVDTAAQTVTYRYRNDMLFKDGDMDTIDSAKVEINGQLYNMTYDPDQEWFEYVQHGLAEGEYLYSFHITEGSKTTEYLDPTNPATKNDKSLFVYEKLNISATASAAPAKITARENSVITIDLNAADQDIAKISQITIDATQLGGGLIDVPVELLAATVSVRDDVTAGKKTLPISIYDNVNNKYTTTVTIDVETYTGDDFDFDEAIIYFMLTDRFYNGNESNDDPYKLGYDKNDPGTYHGGDFAGITQKLPYLKKLGVNTIWISPIVENIAYDVRHSTSPYLNSYYAYHGYWAKNFEKLNPHFGTIAELHELIDAAHDMGIKIMVDVVLNHAGYGMDNGMESAPEGYPTDAEREIFAGMLRTETSNDEILGQLAGLPDFKTEDADVREQLVDWQVAWVETLGKTAKGNSIDYFRVDTVKHVEDATWMHFKNELTAVDPNFKMIGEAYGANINQDLGYLDSGMMDSLLDFEFKDIASTFANGDIDNAQDRLMDKNGKLDNTSTVGNFLSSHDEGGFLKNHVGGDINKLKAAVSLQATVKGQPVIYYGEEMAYSGDNDYPVQTNRPTIDWAKEQEQVKLISHYQKVFAARAKYSDIFAKGTHTVTAGSSALGYTVFEREYDNETAVVVINLGPAQATSIKTPFKTSAIDLYSGKKYDLTNGTLQTTIPAIESGGTMILVQGETSGGGSSGDGGSSGDGGSSGGGGSSGGGGSSGGGSSSGGGSSSGGGSSSGGGSSSSSSNVKITGGEIEELFVEDATVNVEISVPANTNAVEVTLKNSVLAPAIARAIDNAETDAPMLLIVFDGNVSDAKLTIGRDIISELAAFPDAVIGIETSAATLVITNLANLAANALAGDVTFSIAELSAVTSDAIPEDQPKKTAPSTLIAYPIASSNFIDPVISRNIFATPDAQSAFKAAPVFLTPMLVTPTIAYEIGIDIAQQPIKFAHAYLSVPYAVGEMYYVDALENTTHVKSQINAVDNMRTIAAPYMGIYAIGESVTLANPFIDVIAQTPHYADVLYSAAKGIMTAVSETRFEPNIAVTRRELADLLFNLDILYALDFENIFDDVTSGTWYSYIASWTSKLGISHGYDDPALVPAAEVTKEQLALILYNYAEFDASILDPEFSFNFAVASKWASDNGILSGMGILTRADLAAAINRFLVFISR